The Deltaproteobacteria bacterium genome segment AGGCAATGACTATGCTCAGGTTGTTCTTGTCCGGTTTATTGTTCACTTGTTGGTTTTCCTGGACCGCGGTCTTTGCCGGGCGCGGGCCGATTCCAGCCCTGGACTTGCCACCTGAGATTGAGCACTGATATTTAACAAAATGCCCACCGCCATCAGATTTACTAATAATGATGAGCCCCCGTAACTGATAAAGGGCAGGGACATGCCTTTGGTCGGCAGGATGCCGCTGACTACTCCCATGTTCAGGCCCGCCTGCAAGCCGATCAGGGTAACCAGGCCCAGAGCCAGGTAGCAGCCAAAATTATCCTGGACCTTGAGACTCAAGGAAATTCCCCGGATAACAAAGATGAAAAACAGACAGATAATGACCAGGACCCCGATCAGACCGACTTCCTCGGCAATAATTGCTAAAATAAAGTCAGTGTGCATGTCCGGGAGATAGAAGAGTTTCTGTTGGCTCTTGCCGATTCCCAGTCCACCCAAACCCCCAGAGCCGATAGCGTACAGGGAATGGACAAGCTGGTAGCCACTCTCTTGTTTGTATGCAAACGGTTTTAAGAAGGTAATTACTCGTTCCAGACGTTTGGGGTCCCGGACAATGGCGTAGACAATGATCGGCACCAAGGCCAGTCCCGATAAAAAAATGTGGGTCAGGCGGGTGCCGCCGACAAACAGCAATAGAAACACAATCACGGTGATGGTCATGGCGGTGCCGAAGTCGGGCTGCTTCTCGATTAATATAATAAACACCCCGGCCACGATAATATGAGGGATAAAGCCGATGGCAAAATATTTCATCTTCTCCTGTTTGCGGGCCATAGAATATGCCAGAAAGATAACGATGGCCAGTTTGGCCAGTTCGGACGGTTGGAACAGAAACGGCCCTATCC includes the following:
- the ftsW gene encoding putative lipid II flippase FtsW codes for the protein MADQAEPQARNQCDHVLLIVTLLLVSIGLVMVFSSSGVMAYDRYQDPYFFLRKQGIFAVLGLALMFLVRKFPYQIYYRLVYLIFLVSLTTLIMLMIPGLGVEIRGATRWLRIGPFLFQPSELAKLAIVIFLAYSMARKQEKMKYFAIGFIPHIIVAGVFIILIEKQPDFGTAMTITVIVFLLLFVGGTRLTHIFLSGLALVPIIVYAIVRDPKRLERVITFLKPFAYKQESGYQLVHSLYAIGSGGLGGLGIGKSQQKLFYLPDMHTDFILAIIAEEVGLIGVLVIICLFFIFVIRGISLSLKVQDNFGCYLALGLVTLIGLQAGLNMGVVSGILPTKGMSLPFISYGGSSLLVNLMAVGILLNISAQSQVASPGLESARARQRPRSRKTNK